The Salvelinus alpinus chromosome 21, SLU_Salpinus.1, whole genome shotgun sequence genome has a segment encoding these proteins:
- the LOC139547724 gene encoding uncharacterized protein gives MDWTFWISILALLITSDYVSGKDLLKPVNLTVDIWDGEATLLWDSPEGAPPLAQYQVQMSRYVNNNWANVTSCDRTQLTYCDLSYLIADFFMVYKVRVRLVTENSISAWSRWKKVNPRESKLQHPSSTLLATSSSVTVRVHRKPLLKKIFPFGLTYTIYLRESGQDNKTVAIQLKDDDDEDNSEVRFTSLHWGQEYCVSLKVAGNGGEFTSEVSPEQCLLLPEQEWYILAVVSFSILSVMGVLVMLALCVFLRRPEKVPVALKSTGSGWQPLCVGDVPVEIVTDKGWFMSTARTDAMVWLADERTSLAGKGEQEEGEDRRTSLDSGACTKSHISGNGNGRSPEKQEDSGCGSLGAPESAVSSRSGTGEPPLLDRRINIDISLKEDSGVGLGCQLGCAGSLQGDDCGILPEMVMVTGDGYRSQSPSSVDAHFTETEQSLQQISCETVMADPVVGYRSGHMACVCLGASQCVWCQTRRHYEVSFDGQSVALFSLTEEQLNLGSLTGDICEMKSTCSSYKKNNLHIETVVNLEDSVTFSHLPTCIGESFPLLTALSEMPLVEGGLNCSVNTMLPSLGDLEVTFG, from the exons ATGGATTGGACCTTCTGGATTTCCATTCTTGCCCTCCTGATCACCTCAGACTATGTGTCAG GTAAAGACCTACTGAAGCCAGTCAATCTGACGGTGGACATATGGGACGGGGAGGCGACGTTGCTCTGGGACTCCCCTGAAGGGGCCCCACCACTGGCTCAGTACCAGGTGCAGATGTCCAG GTATGTCAATAATAATTGGGCCAATGTGACCAGCTGTGACAGGACCCAGCTGACATATTGTGACCTGTCCTACCTTATCGCTGACTTCTTCATGGTCTACAAGGTCCGGGTTCGACTGGTCACTGAGAACAGCATCTCTGCATGGTCACGGTGGAAGAAGGTTAACCCCAGAGAAA GTAAACTGCAGCATCCCTCCAGTACGCTGTTGGCCACCTCCAGTTCAGTAACAGTCAGAGTTCACAGGAAGCCATTACTAAAAAAAATCTTCCCATTTGGCCTGACTTATACTATCTACCTACGGGAAAGTGGGCAGGACAACAAG ACCGTTGCCATTCAATTGAAGGATGATGACGACGAGGACAATTCGGAAGTTCGGTTTACGTCGCTTCATTGGGGACAGGAGTACTGTGTCAGCCTCAAAGTTGCAGGCAACGGAGGAGAATTCACCAGTGAGGTCTCCCCTGAACAGTGCCTCCTGCTGCCAGAGCAAG AGTGGTATATCCTTGCTGTGGTGTCCTTCTCCATCCTAAGCGTGATGGGGGTCCTGGTCATGCTTGCCCTTTGCGTCTTCCTGAGGCGTCCTGAGAAAGTGCCTGTTGCACTG AAATCCACAGGCAGTGGCTGGCAGCCTCTCTGTGTGGGAGATGTCCCAGTGGAGATCGTCACAGACAAAGGCTGGTTCATGAGCACCGCCAGAACTGATGCCATGGTCTGGTTGGCCGATGAAAGGACTTCTCTAGCAGGCAAGGGAGagcaggaagaaggagaggacagaCGGACGAGTCTGGACAGTGGGGCTTGCACTAAATCACACATTTCCGGGAATGGAAACGGAAGAAGTCCGGAAAAGCAAGAAGACAGTGGCTGTGGAAGCCTGGGAGCACCAGAGAGTGCCGTCAGCAGCAGGAGTGGAACTGGAGAGCCCCCCCTACTGGATAGGAGGATAAACATAGACATCAGCCTGAAAGAGGACAGTGGGGTGGGGCTGGGCTGCCAGTTAGGGTGTGCTGGGAGTCTACAGGGGGACGACTGTGGAATCTTGCCTGAGATGGTAATGGTCACAGGGGATGGCTACCGGAGCCAGAGTCCCTCTTCGGTGGACGCCCATTTTACTGAGACAGAGCAGAGTCTTCAACAAATCTCATGCGAAACAGTTATGGCTGATCCTGTTGTGGgatacaggtcaggtcacatGGCATGTGTTTGTTTGGGGGCAAGCCAATGTGTTTGGTGCCAGACAAGAAGACACTATGAGGTGAGTTTCGACGGACAGTCTGTAGCCCTGTTTAGTTTGACAGAGGAGCAACTAAACTTGGGCAGTCTCACAGGTGACATATGTGAGATGAAGTCGACATGCTCCAGCTATAAAAAGAACAATCTCCACATAGAAACGGTGGTAAACTTGGAGGACTCAGTAACCTTTTCCCACCTGCCTACATGCATCGGTGAATCCTTTCCACTCCTGACGGCTTTATCAGAGATGCccctagtggagggaggactgaaCTGCAGTGTGAACACTATGCTTCCTTCTCTGGGTGATTTGGAAGTGACATTTGGTTGA